A single region of the Pontimicrobium sp. SW4 genome encodes:
- a CDS encoding ABC transporter substrate-binding protein: MIKPIALTSKFFKAYKWFFCISIVFCSCTSKNKSTNDSQVFRYNEHKNIGSLDPAFAKDLSDIWAANQLFNGLVQMDDSLNVQPSIAKTWRISQDALSYVFTLRDDVYFHKHHLFGSDSTRTVTAEDFEYSFNRLKDTQVASPGSWVLGKVENFKAVNDSTFNIQLNQPFPAFLGLLTIKYCSVVPKEIVEHYGSDFRSNPIGTGPFKFKRWEENLKLVFRKNHNYFEKDAQGNSLPYLEAIAITFLPDKQSEFLQFAQGNIDFISGLDASYKDEILTAKGEMREFYTNDVNMIRGPYLNTEYLAFYMNSNVPEIQSDLLRKAVNYGFDRQKMMTYLRNGIGIPANGGFIPKGLPGFNGKAGFNYQPEKAKSLVAQYINETGNENPEITITTTSNYLSFCEYIQRELQKHGLMVNVDVIPPSTLKEAKANGKLDMFRASWIADYPDAENYLSLYYSKNFAPNGPNYTYFKNDQFDEWYEQAFTETNTKKRELLYAKMDSLVMDKTPVVNMFYDEVVRFTRKEVSGLGINPINLLKLKRVIKK, translated from the coding sequence ATGATAAAACCAATTGCCCTCACCTCAAAATTCTTTAAAGCATATAAATGGTTTTTTTGTATTTCTATTGTTTTTTGCTCTTGCACATCCAAAAATAAATCTACTAACGATTCTCAAGTATTTAGATACAATGAACACAAAAATATCGGCTCTTTAGATCCTGCTTTTGCAAAAGATTTATCAGATATTTGGGCTGCAAATCAACTATTCAATGGTTTGGTCCAAATGGACGATAGCTTGAACGTTCAGCCAAGTATTGCTAAAACATGGCGTATTTCTCAAGATGCTTTGTCTTATGTATTTACATTGAGAGATGATGTCTATTTTCATAAGCATCATTTATTTGGAAGTGATTCTACTAGAACTGTTACTGCTGAGGATTTTGAATACAGTTTTAATCGATTAAAAGACACACAAGTAGCTTCTCCAGGAAGTTGGGTTTTAGGAAAGGTAGAAAATTTTAAAGCTGTTAATGACAGTACTTTTAATATTCAATTAAATCAGCCTTTTCCAGCGTTTTTAGGGTTATTAACCATAAAGTATTGCTCTGTAGTTCCAAAAGAAATTGTAGAACATTATGGTAGCGATTTTAGGTCTAATCCGATTGGTACAGGGCCTTTTAAATTTAAACGTTGGGAAGAAAATTTAAAATTGGTTTTTAGAAAGAACCATAATTATTTTGAAAAAGATGCTCAAGGAAACTCATTACCATATTTAGAAGCAATCGCGATTACCTTTTTACCTGACAAACAAAGTGAATTTTTACAGTTTGCTCAAGGGAATATTGACTTTATCTCTGGATTGGACGCATCCTATAAGGACGAAATATTAACTGCAAAGGGTGAAATGCGTGAGTTTTATACTAATGATGTAAACATGATTCGTGGGCCATATTTGAACACAGAATATTTAGCGTTTTATATGAATTCCAATGTTCCCGAAATACAATCAGATTTGTTAAGAAAAGCTGTTAACTATGGCTTTGACAGACAAAAAATGATGACCTATTTACGCAATGGTATTGGTATTCCTGCTAATGGTGGTTTTATTCCAAAAGGCTTACCTGGTTTTAACGGTAAAGCAGGATTTAATTACCAACCTGAAAAAGCAAAATCTTTAGTTGCACAATACATCAACGAAACTGGTAATGAAAATCCCGAAATTACAATTACAACCACAAGCAATTATTTAAGTTTTTGCGAATATATACAACGTGAATTACAAAAACACGGACTCATGGTTAATGTGGATGTAATTCCTCCTTCTACACTTAAAGAAGCAAAAGCCAACGGGAAATTAGATATGTTTAGAGCAAGTTGGATTGCCGATTATCCTGATGCCGAAAACTATTTATCACTATATTATAGTAAGAATTTTGCACCCAATGGTCCAAATTATACGTATTTTAAAAATGATCAATTTGATGAATGGTATGAACAAGCATTTACTGAAACCAATACAAAAAAGCGTGAGCTTTTATATGCGAAAATGGATTCTTTAGTTATGGATAAGACACCTGTAGTAAATATGTTTTATGATGAAGTTGTCCGCTTCACTAGAAAAGAAGTAAGTGGTTTGGGTATTAACCCTATTAACTTATTGAAGTTAAAAAGAGTTATAAAAAAATAA
- the mtaB gene encoding tRNA (N(6)-L-threonylcarbamoyladenosine(37)-C(2))-methylthiotransferase MtaB has protein sequence MERKKVAFYTLGCKLNFSETSTIARSFKSEGFDRVDFNEAADIYVINTCSVTENADKRFKTIVKQAQKVNSEAFVAAIGCYAQLKPEALADVNGVDLVLGATEKFKITDYLNDLTKNDFGEVHSCEIEDADFYVGSYSIGDRTRAFLKVQDGCDYKCTYCTIPLARGISRSDTLANVLNNAKEISEQNIKEIVLTGVNIGDYGKGEFGNKKHEHTFYELVQALDEVEGIERLRISSIEPNLLKNETIDFVSKSKAFVPHFHIPLQSGSNDLLKLMRRRYLCELYVDRVNKIKEVMPHACIGVDIIVGFPGETDKRFLETYNFLAELDISYLHVFTYSERDNTLAAEMEDVVPKNVRSKRSKMLRGLSVKKRRAFYESQLKSKRIVLFESENKEGYIHGFTENYVKVKTPWNPEFVNTLHEVELSEIDDDGLVRFEFLKEYA, from the coding sequence ATGGAACGAAAAAAAGTCGCATTTTACACATTGGGTTGTAAACTTAACTTCTCTGAAACTTCTACTATTGCCAGAAGTTTTAAAAGTGAAGGATTTGACCGTGTAGATTTTAACGAAGCTGCGGATATTTATGTAATTAATACATGCTCTGTTACCGAAAATGCTGATAAACGTTTTAAAACTATTGTAAAGCAAGCACAAAAAGTAAATTCCGAAGCATTTGTGGCAGCAATTGGGTGTTATGCTCAGCTAAAACCAGAAGCTTTAGCAGACGTAAATGGTGTAGATTTAGTTCTTGGGGCTACTGAGAAATTCAAAATCACCGATTATTTAAACGATTTAACCAAAAACGACTTTGGTGAAGTACATTCATGTGAAATTGAAGATGCAGATTTCTATGTTGGAAGTTATTCTATTGGTGATCGTACTCGGGCATTTTTAAAAGTGCAAGATGGATGCGATTATAAGTGTACTTATTGTACAATTCCTTTAGCAAGAGGAATTTCTAGAAGCGATACTTTAGCAAATGTCTTAAATAATGCCAAAGAAATTTCGGAGCAAAACATTAAGGAAATTGTTCTTACTGGAGTTAATATTGGTGACTATGGTAAAGGTGAATTTGGAAACAAAAAGCATGAACACACCTTTTATGAGTTAGTCCAAGCATTGGATGAAGTAGAAGGTATAGAGCGTTTACGAATTTCGTCTATAGAACCTAATTTACTTAAAAATGAAACTATAGATTTTGTTTCAAAGAGTAAGGCTTTTGTACCTCATTTTCATATTCCATTGCAAAGTGGTAGTAACGATTTACTTAAATTAATGCGGCGTCGTTATTTATGTGAGCTGTATGTAGATCGTGTAAATAAGATAAAAGAGGTGATGCCACATGCATGTATTGGAGTAGACATTATTGTTGGGTTTCCTGGCGAAACTGACAAGCGTTTTTTAGAAACCTATAATTTTTTAGCAGAATTAGATATTTCTTACTTACATGTATTTACCTATTCTGAAAGAGATAATACTTTAGCTGCTGAAATGGAAGATGTAGTACCCAAAAATGTACGTTCTAAACGTAGTAAAATGCTAAGAGGCTTGTCGGTTAAAAAGCGTCGTGCTTTTTATGAAAGTCAATTAAAAAGTAAAAGAATTGTTTTGTTCGAAAGCGAGAATAAAGAAGGCTATATTCATGGATTTACCGAAAACTATGTAAAAGTAAAAACGCCTTGGAACCCTGAATTTGTCAATACACTTCACGAAGTAGAACTTTCTGAAATAGATGATGATGGATTGGTTCGTTTTGAATTTCTAAAAGAATATGCATAA
- a CDS encoding N-acetyltransferase — protein sequence MIDAAELIDNAFLRQFQLEVEGNLATIEYSLQDRKIFLTKLVVPECVTDEVFVEDFLKLVMENIQDRNISVVPTSPPIAKFIRRNRRYKSMLPVGVRI from the coding sequence ATGATAGATGCAGCTGAACTTATTGACAATGCCTTTTTAAGACAATTTCAACTTGAAGTTGAAGGTAATTTAGCAACTATTGAATATTCCCTTCAAGATCGAAAGATTTTTTTAACAAAACTTGTTGTTCCTGAATGTGTTACGGACGAGGTATTTGTTGAAGATTTTTTAAAACTTGTAATGGAAAATATTCAAGACAGAAACATTAGTGTGGTGCCAACGAGCCCTCCAATTGCAAAGTTTATCCGTAGAAACAGACGCTACAAAAGTATGCTTCCTGTTGGCGTAAGAATTTAA
- a CDS encoding alpha/beta hydrolase: MNKELIHVYFMPGMAANPSIFEYIELPEDIFKLHFLEWIIPEPYETIELYAKRMSSRVEHKNAVLVGVSFGGVLVQEMSKFLKLKKLIIVSSVKTKHELPKRMKLARVTKAYKLLPTQFVGNFESFAKYAFGETIKKRVKLYRKYLSVSDKTYLDWALQNMVCWERDEVISNIIHIHGDKDPVFPIKNISDCITVKGGTHVMIINKYKWFNKHLPELILS; this comes from the coding sequence ATGAACAAAGAGCTAATACATGTTTACTTTATGCCAGGAATGGCAGCTAATCCTTCAATTTTCGAATATATAGAACTGCCAGAGGACATATTTAAGCTGCATTTTCTAGAATGGATTATCCCAGAACCTTATGAAACCATTGAGCTATACGCCAAACGTATGTCAAGTAGAGTGGAACATAAAAATGCTGTGTTGGTAGGTGTATCATTTGGTGGTGTATTGGTTCAGGAAATGAGTAAATTTCTTAAACTTAAAAAACTCATTATAGTTTCTAGTGTTAAAACTAAGCATGAACTACCTAAAAGAATGAAGCTAGCAAGAGTTACTAAAGCCTATAAATTGTTGCCAACTCAGTTTGTGGGTAATTTTGAATCGTTTGCAAAATATGCATTTGGAGAAACCATAAAAAAGCGTGTTAAGTTGTATAGAAAATATTTATCTGTAAGTGATAAAACCTATCTAGATTGGGCACTCCAAAATATGGTGTGTTGGGAGCGAGATGAGGTTATATCAAATATAATTCATATTCATGGTGATAAAGATCCAGTATTTCCTATTAAAAACATTTCCGATTGTATCACAGTAAAAGGAGGCACTCATGTTATGATTATTAATAAATATAAATGGTTTAATAAACACCTTCCAGAATTGATTCTTAGTTAA